The proteins below are encoded in one region of Aeromonas jandaei:
- a CDS encoding STAS domain-containing protein — protein sequence MGITIDSTGSKPRAVIEGELSIMTVAQEQDSLLGLLNYPSVVVTLDAITLLDGCGAQLLSLLQQEATSLGKSMTFVLAPDSLAAETFRGMGLWAQLTIEGGDGHQ from the coding sequence ATGGGCATCACTATTGATAGCACGGGATCCAAGCCTCGCGCCGTTATTGAAGGGGAGCTCAGCATCATGACGGTTGCACAGGAGCAAGACAGTCTCCTGGGTTTACTCAATTACCCCTCGGTTGTTGTGACTCTTGATGCCATCACCTTACTAGATGGGTGTGGCGCACAACTGCTGAGCTTGTTGCAACAAGAAGCCACTTCACTGGGCAAATCGATGACGTTTGTCCTCGCCCCTGACAGTCTTGCAGCAGAGACATTTCGTGGTATGGGGTTGTGGGCACAGCTAACAATCGAGGGCGGCGATGGACATCAATAA
- a CDS encoding chemotaxis protein CheA, producing MDINKARMLFFEEAYEQCDNLEQALLDRVGHPLGADTYNQMFRTAHTIKGSASMLGLELLVRFTHSMENILARLRSGELDLDDALIQLLLRCNDQLRDLLQSAEHNPELKQVETQQILALMSQTQGFQSLPSMTIPAPPVMADEKPGITTTSERWHLSVRFYPGLFRDGFDVLALLKYLGNQGEIHYIMPVWRPWPPLQLLDSTDCFLGYEIVIESGCGAEKLRSAFDFVATQSIIVLLPVHGDLSLYRDAAPTLCAWLGEEVGTQYARWEQAGSLTAADIQVLLQPALLEPTLPTTTPLATDTPEPVNASRKSLTRSDSHYIRIDAAKLDQLINRVGELVIAASATTLQAHQAGNVELIESVAVVNGLVEGIRDDALTLRMVPIHEIFNRFPRVVHELSLQTGKSVILNIQNADTDIDKSMVEKLTDPLLHLVRNAIDHGIEQPSVRQDKGKPEQGIITLNAYHDAGAVVVEVSDDGDGISREKVLAKAQQAGLVGDIKVMSDSDVYQLLFAPGFSTNSEVNELSGRGVGLDVVRRNLDALRGDVTVESNPGQGTTFRLRLPLTLAIIDGFRVEVADTSFVIPLEMMTECLELPDSEEELTVQQLYLRGEWLPYVHLRALFGLPPAQGNEFVVVVHHGERRAGLVVDHLIGELQTVIKPLGELFRPLRGISGSTILGNGHPALILDIPQLLAQVTQWEQQRILHTLNEEHFSAPCRHAEGI from the coding sequence ATGGACATCAATAAAGCGCGGATGCTCTTTTTTGAAGAGGCCTACGAGCAGTGTGACAACCTTGAACAAGCCTTGCTGGATAGGGTGGGTCACCCCTTGGGAGCTGACACCTATAACCAGATGTTCCGCACCGCACACACCATTAAAGGCTCTGCTAGTATGCTTGGCTTGGAGCTGCTGGTTCGCTTTACCCATAGCATGGAGAATATCCTGGCGCGTTTGCGCAGTGGTGAGCTTGATCTTGATGATGCCCTAATTCAGCTTTTACTTCGCTGTAACGACCAACTACGCGATTTGCTGCAAAGTGCCGAGCACAATCCTGAACTCAAGCAAGTTGAAACCCAGCAAATCTTAGCGTTGATGTCTCAAACGCAAGGCTTTCAGAGCTTGCCGTCAATGACCATACCCGCCCCTCCCGTGATGGCAGATGAAAAACCAGGTATTACAACAACATCTGAGCGCTGGCATCTGTCGGTTCGCTTTTATCCTGGCTTATTCCGTGATGGTTTCGATGTATTGGCGTTGCTTAAATATCTCGGTAATCAGGGCGAGATCCATTACATCATGCCTGTGTGGCGTCCCTGGCCTCCTTTGCAACTGCTGGATAGCACGGATTGCTTCCTGGGGTACGAGATAGTCATTGAGAGTGGCTGTGGCGCAGAAAAATTGCGTAGTGCTTTCGATTTTGTCGCCACGCAAAGCATCATTGTGTTGCTACCAGTACATGGAGACCTCTCCCTATATCGAGATGCTGCACCCACGTTGTGTGCATGGCTAGGGGAAGAGGTTGGTACACAGTATGCGAGGTGGGAGCAGGCAGGCTCACTCACAGCAGCTGATATTCAGGTATTGCTTCAGCCAGCTCTTCTGGAACCCACGCTACCTACAACAACCCCACTCGCAACTGACACTCCAGAACCAGTAAACGCCTCGCGCAAAAGCCTCACTCGTTCCGACAGTCATTACATTCGCATTGATGCCGCCAAGCTTGATCAATTGATAAATCGAGTTGGGGAGTTGGTGATTGCCGCGTCTGCTACAACGCTACAAGCCCATCAGGCTGGTAATGTTGAGCTGATTGAATCTGTGGCGGTGGTCAATGGATTGGTCGAGGGGATCCGTGATGATGCATTGACGCTTCGGATGGTGCCTATCCATGAAATCTTCAATCGCTTCCCTCGCGTCGTGCATGAGCTGTCCCTGCAAACCGGAAAATCGGTCATCCTCAATATTCAAAATGCAGACACTGACATTGACAAGTCCATGGTGGAAAAACTCACCGACCCGCTACTGCATCTGGTTCGCAATGCTATTGACCATGGTATTGAGCAGCCCTCGGTGCGCCAAGACAAAGGAAAGCCTGAGCAGGGGATCATCACACTGAATGCTTACCATGATGCCGGAGCAGTGGTAGTTGAGGTGAGTGACGATGGGGATGGTATATCTCGCGAAAAAGTCTTGGCCAAGGCACAGCAAGCCGGATTGGTGGGTGATATCAAGGTGATGAGTGATAGCGATGTTTACCAGTTGCTCTTTGCACCTGGATTTTCCACCAACAGCGAAGTTAATGAACTGTCAGGGCGCGGCGTTGGGCTCGATGTTGTACGTAGAAACCTTGATGCCCTGCGTGGTGATGTCACCGTAGAAAGTAATCCTGGCCAAGGCACTACGTTTAGGCTCCGCCTGCCATTGACGCTCGCCATCATTGATGGATTTCGGGTCGAGGTTGCCGACACATCATTCGTCATCCCATTGGAAATGATGACCGAGTGCTTGGAGCTACCAGATAGCGAAGAGGAGCTGACCGTACAACAACTGTATTTGCGAGGAGAGTGGCTGCCTTACGTGCATTTGCGTGCTTTGTTTGGCCTCCCTCCCGCACAAGGTAACGAGTTTGTGGTGGTGGTTCATCACGGCGAACGCAGAGCGGGTCTGGTGGTTGACCACCTGATTGGCGAATTGCAAACCGTGATTAAGCCGCTCGGAGAGCTGTTTCGCCCCCTGCGGGGGATCAGTGGTTCCACCATTCTGGGCAATGGCCATCCGGCCTTGATTTTGGATATCCCACAACTGTTGGCGCAAGTCACGCAGTGGGAGCAACAGCGGATATTGCACACTCTCAATGAGGAGCATTTTTCCGCCCCCTGTCGTCACGCTGAAGGAATATAA
- a CDS encoding H-NS family nucleoid-associated regulatory protein, producing the protein MNDFLKTLLNIRSLRAALRELSFEQLVEIREKFEEIFAEREQQETKLREESAERLQKLAEFTEMLKAAGIDPSELVGTAAPAKSEGSAKAKRAPRPAKYKYTEDGQEKTWTGQGRMPKAIAAAVEGGKALDDFLI; encoded by the coding sequence ATGAACGATTTTTTGAAAACTTTGTTGAATATCCGTAGTCTGCGAGCTGCATTGCGTGAGTTGTCATTTGAGCAGCTGGTCGAAATCAGAGAAAAATTCGAAGAGATTTTTGCTGAACGTGAGCAGCAAGAAACCAAATTGAGAGAGGAATCTGCCGAGCGTCTGCAAAAATTGGCAGAGTTCACCGAGATGCTGAAAGCAGCAGGCATCGATCCGAGTGAGCTGGTTGGCACTGCGGCTCCGGCGAAATCTGAGGGTTCAGCTAAAGCCAAACGAGCTCCTCGTCCTGCAAAATACAAGTATACCGAGGATGGTCAGGAGAAGACCTGGACTGGTCAAGGTCGCATGCCCAAGGCTATCGCGGCAGCCGTTGAAGGCGGCAAAGCTCTGGACGATTTCCTGATCTAA
- a CDS encoding antitoxin Xre/MbcA/ParS toxin-binding domain-containing protein, whose amino-acid sequence MQGHLVVNLPLKTTVWGRIAHERSCLYIEERYMMPYATYHPSSDAEATANFLLEALGIPRDPLGAHQWIVAGVAPDILYRLAELMKTDVGMVCQWAGISRSTLARKLRITAPLSISQGARVYGVAQALDVVLAFHRNDTVKTLSWLNRTAWGLGGVAPAKLLATPMGAQAVVDLVGRIQHGVCL is encoded by the coding sequence ATGCAGGGGCATTTGGTTGTTAATCTTCCACTCAAAACGACAGTTTGGGGTAGGATAGCTCATGAGAGATCGTGTTTGTACATTGAGGAACGCTACATGATGCCCTATGCAACCTATCATCCTAGTAGTGACGCAGAAGCTACTGCGAACTTTCTCCTGGAAGCCCTTGGTATTCCTCGTGACCCACTAGGAGCACATCAATGGATCGTGGCTGGCGTAGCACCGGACATACTCTATCGGCTCGCTGAATTGATGAAGACTGATGTGGGGATGGTTTGCCAGTGGGCTGGTATTAGCCGGAGTACACTGGCCCGCAAGCTGCGGATTACAGCCCCCCTATCAATATCGCAGGGTGCCAGGGTATACGGAGTTGCACAGGCTCTCGATGTGGTTCTCGCCTTTCACAGGAACGATACCGTCAAGACACTGTCGTGGTTAAACCGCACCGCCTGGGGCCTCGGTGGCGTAGCCCCAGCTAAGTTGTTGGCTACACCAATGGGGGCTCAGGCTGTTGTCGATCTGGTGGGACGGATTCAGCATGGGGTGTGCCTATAA
- a CDS encoding methyl-accepting chemotaxis protein: MDWLRTISIKLRLSLLLAALLATMFGMGLSQKQSASTINDMLNNMYLNQLVPITDVANANMQAIYHHRELFNYVIESKQSEMDRIAGVMDKYETQMMALLNKYRATVLTPDETRLLADFDREWPPYKAAAKKVMEASYRSDNEASMQLMKSEATPAFQQVDDTLSAIVNKNVDLGKKAYDDSDVVVAQLGQEFVITMGLVLVIAAIAGVLIIRSILAPLDQTVTDLSHIAKGNLVDTVPPSGNDELTNLQHSMASTRKSLKETINAVLHISEELGSSAAQLSSAAQQVMTSSEMQAQATASSAASIEEMSTSIAQLSHSANSANEQAMNSGKLAQQGEHQVEDVSREVRAVTDAINQSTAQIRQLADDVTKVGQITVMIKGVADQTNLLALNAAIEAARAGDMGRGFAVVADEVRQLAERTTKATQEIDSMISGVQTTAMETVNSMDKYVQSIENVRLNTAQASDLMAKVDQSSQAVVGLMGEINLMLHEQSSASQLIAQSVEEVNNMSQENVSASECVNGEAVHLTQVVGELKKSVSIFKIS; this comes from the coding sequence ATGGATTGGTTAAGAACGATATCAATAAAGCTTCGCTTGAGTCTCCTTCTTGCAGCATTGCTTGCAACCATGTTTGGTATGGGATTGAGCCAAAAGCAGTCTGCTAGCACGATCAATGACATGCTCAACAACATGTATCTCAATCAACTCGTTCCTATCACCGATGTGGCAAATGCAAATATGCAAGCCATCTATCATCATCGCGAATTATTCAACTACGTTATCGAATCAAAACAGTCAGAAATGGATAGAATTGCGGGCGTCATGGATAAATATGAAACCCAGATGATGGCATTACTCAATAAGTATCGTGCCACAGTGCTGACGCCTGACGAGACCCGTTTACTGGCTGACTTTGACCGAGAATGGCCACCCTATAAAGCAGCGGCAAAGAAAGTGATGGAGGCGTCTTATCGCAGTGATAATGAAGCGTCCATGCAGCTTATGAAGTCCGAGGCAACGCCTGCCTTTCAGCAAGTAGATGACACTCTGTCAGCGATTGTGAATAAGAACGTTGATCTTGGAAAAAAAGCCTATGATGACAGCGATGTCGTGGTCGCTCAATTGGGTCAGGAGTTCGTGATAACCATGGGGCTGGTTCTGGTTATCGCTGCCATTGCAGGCGTATTAATCATACGTAGCATCCTCGCACCATTGGATCAAACCGTTACCGACCTTTCCCATATTGCCAAGGGGAACCTGGTCGACACAGTTCCACCCTCTGGTAATGATGAGCTCACCAATCTGCAACACTCCATGGCGTCAACTCGCAAGTCCCTTAAAGAAACAATTAACGCCGTTTTGCATATCTCCGAAGAGCTGGGGTCTTCGGCGGCTCAGCTATCCAGTGCCGCGCAGCAAGTGATGACCAGTTCGGAAATGCAAGCCCAAGCAACGGCTAGTTCAGCTGCATCAATTGAAGAGATGTCTACCTCGATAGCCCAACTTTCTCATTCGGCTAACAGTGCAAATGAGCAAGCCATGAACTCAGGAAAATTGGCACAGCAAGGCGAGCATCAAGTTGAGGACGTTTCTCGGGAAGTGCGGGCCGTGACCGATGCGATAAATCAATCTACCGCGCAAATTCGCCAACTGGCGGATGATGTTACCAAAGTAGGTCAAATCACCGTCATGATTAAAGGAGTTGCAGACCAAACCAACCTGCTGGCTCTTAACGCCGCCATTGAAGCGGCCCGAGCTGGTGATATGGGGCGTGGGTTTGCCGTGGTAGCTGACGAAGTGCGCCAATTGGCGGAGAGAACAACCAAAGCAACCCAAGAAATCGATAGCATGATAAGTGGCGTGCAAACCACGGCCATGGAAACAGTCAACTCCATGGACAAATATGTGCAGAGTATCGAAAACGTTCGCCTTAATACGGCCCAAGCAAGTGACTTGATGGCCAAGGTAGACCAAAGCTCCCAAGCGGTTGTAGGACTGATGGGGGAGATCAACCTGATGTTGCATGAACAATCCTCTGCAAGCCAACTGATTGCCCAATCAGTTGAAGAGGTGAACAACATGTCACAGGAGAACGTCTCAGCTTCGGAATGTGTCAATGGTGAAGCTGTACACCTGACCCAGGTTGTAGGGGAGCTCAAGAAGAGCGTCTCTATCTTTAAAATAAGCTGA
- a CDS encoding response regulator, whose product MKSILVVDDASSIRFALNALLTEAGFNVVEAEDGQDALIQLSQHRFHLIISDLNMPIMDGLTFLREVKSHPGFRYIPFIMLTTENAPELRQQGAQAGAKVWLTKPFEPQSLLDNLAKVIQP is encoded by the coding sequence ATGAAGTCTATTTTGGTGGTAGATGATGCGAGCAGCATCCGCTTTGCCCTCAATGCATTGCTTACTGAGGCAGGTTTTAACGTAGTTGAGGCGGAAGATGGCCAAGATGCGTTGATTCAACTGTCGCAGCATCGCTTTCATTTGATTATCTCTGATCTCAATATGCCCATCATGGATGGTTTGACCTTTCTGCGTGAGGTTAAATCTCATCCTGGATTCCGTTATATCCCGTTCATCATGCTCACTACAGAAAACGCGCCAGAGCTACGTCAGCAAGGTGCTCAGGCTGGTGCTAAGGTGTGGCTGACCAAACCGTTCGAGCCACAATCACTGCTCGATAATCTTGCCAAGGTTATTCAGCCATAA
- a CDS encoding methyl-accepting chemotaxis protein, producing MDWFHRLQVRTKLAVSFATLLLLLITLAVTSYVSIKTMAELVENMHANQLVPIRDLANANMQAIYHNRALYRYIGEVDLQVRQQTLDNMTKYENKMNELIDRYRITYLTQPEKEALARFDKSWPDYKRYSDEIVSIARSDTGDDVNNKRAMLLMSEKGRPAFNVSDDILTELVNLNDKLAAGALQDSRDIYASNIRTMLMIAVFAFVTCGILAMVVTRSILRQLGADPSYTVQVVERVADGDLATVIQLKEGDQISLLSTINDMSQRLSETLGEVSAIANAIGSASEQVAATANALSQTSSELASSVEQTSASVEEMAATVSQNADNAKVTEGIAVKSAENATASGRAVGDMVHAMKEIASRITVINDIANKTDLLAINAAIEAARAGEHGKGFATVAAEVRKLAERSQTAAKEIGELASRSVGVAEQAGTLLREMLPGIDQTATLVQEIAAASREQRASIGQINVAVMQISEGMQSSAASAEELSSTSEELSSTALQLQELMRQFMLRDSTKTNAARQLPRTVLHHPMTPTKKASFGSLHAHDALQEGDDGKFSNY from the coding sequence ATGGACTGGTTTCATCGCCTGCAAGTCAGAACAAAGCTGGCTGTGTCATTCGCTACTTTATTGTTGTTGCTGATAACACTAGCGGTAACCAGCTATGTGTCGATCAAAACCATGGCGGAATTAGTCGAGAATATGCATGCCAATCAACTGGTGCCTATTCGTGATCTCGCTAATGCCAATATGCAAGCAATTTACCATAATCGAGCTCTCTATCGATATATCGGTGAGGTGGATCTTCAGGTTCGTCAGCAAACCCTCGACAACATGACGAAATATGAAAACAAGATGAACGAACTGATAGACCGCTATCGCATTACCTATCTGACGCAACCTGAAAAGGAAGCTCTCGCTCGTTTTGATAAATCATGGCCTGATTACAAGCGCTATTCTGATGAAATTGTGAGTATTGCCCGCTCTGATACAGGGGATGATGTAAACAATAAGCGGGCGATGCTCTTGATGAGCGAAAAAGGCAGGCCTGCGTTCAATGTGTCTGACGATATCTTAACAGAGCTGGTCAATCTTAATGACAAACTTGCTGCTGGGGCTCTCCAGGATAGCCGCGACATTTATGCCAGTAATATTCGAACCATGCTAATGATTGCGGTTTTTGCATTCGTGACCTGCGGCATTCTAGCCATGGTTGTGACGCGGAGTATTTTACGTCAGCTGGGTGCGGATCCATCTTATACCGTGCAAGTAGTGGAGAGAGTTGCGGATGGTGATTTGGCAACGGTGATCCAGCTAAAAGAAGGTGACCAAATCAGCTTGCTAAGCACAATCAATGACATGTCGCAGCGGCTGTCTGAAACATTAGGTGAAGTGAGTGCTATAGCCAATGCTATAGGTTCGGCATCTGAACAAGTGGCTGCCACCGCGAATGCCTTATCACAAACCTCATCGGAACTGGCATCGAGCGTTGAACAGACCAGTGCTTCCGTTGAGGAGATGGCAGCCACCGTGAGCCAGAATGCCGACAATGCCAAGGTCACTGAAGGCATTGCAGTCAAATCAGCAGAGAACGCGACCGCCAGTGGTCGAGCCGTGGGCGATATGGTGCATGCCATGAAAGAAATCGCCTCGCGAATCACCGTCATCAATGACATCGCCAACAAAACAGATTTACTGGCCATCAATGCGGCCATTGAGGCCGCAAGAGCGGGAGAGCATGGCAAAGGGTTTGCAACTGTGGCTGCGGAAGTGCGTAAGCTCGCGGAGCGTTCGCAAACAGCAGCCAAGGAGATTGGTGAGCTCGCTAGCCGCTCGGTGGGGGTCGCTGAACAGGCGGGCACCTTGCTACGCGAAATGCTGCCAGGCATTGACCAAACAGCAACTCTTGTTCAGGAAATCGCAGCTGCGTCTCGCGAGCAACGCGCCAGCATAGGCCAAATTAACGTCGCGGTGATGCAGATCAGCGAAGGGATGCAATCCTCTGCTGCCTCAGCTGAAGAGCTGAGCTCCACATCAGAAGAGCTCAGCTCAACTGCTTTGCAGCTACAAGAGCTGATGCGTCAATTCATGCTCCGCGACTCCACCAAGACTAATGCGGCCCGCCAATTGCCCAGAACTGTTTTGCACCACCCGATGACACCCACTAAGAAAGCATCGTTTGGTTCGCTCCATGCACATGATGCTTTGCAGGAGGGGGATGATGGCAAATTCAGCAACTACTGA
- a CDS encoding Fic family protein: protein MMLDAIDNHEQRLTIERLYQWHRWLFPVNEWSVQRLNVGQMRGDEPMQVVSGRVDRPTVHFEAPPRATLDDQLAEFIRWFNQTRHDPTIDPLLRAAISHFWFVTLHPVDDGNGRLARSLTDLALSQADSHSIRLYAMSAAILERRADYYRALESAQRGPLDITSWICWFLDTLDYSIELALQVIDRSLAKTFFWLRHCHDDLSPEQTKVLNRLLDGGEQGFENGISASQYQKVAGVSKPTATRHLAQLLDRGCIEKLPGGGRSTRYQIRLHTEGV, encoded by the coding sequence ATGATGCTGGATGCCATCGACAACCATGAACAACGGTTGACGATTGAGAGGCTTTATCAATGGCATCGTTGGTTGTTCCCCGTCAACGAATGGTCGGTGCAGCGACTGAACGTAGGTCAGATGCGAGGAGATGAGCCGATGCAGGTTGTCTCTGGACGTGTTGATCGCCCCACCGTGCATTTTGAGGCACCGCCCAGAGCAACTCTGGACGATCAACTGGCCGAGTTCATCCGCTGGTTTAACCAGACTCGGCATGACCCCACGATAGATCCGCTTCTTCGTGCGGCAATTAGCCATTTTTGGTTTGTGACCCTTCATCCCGTTGATGATGGCAATGGGCGGTTAGCGCGGTCACTGACCGATCTCGCGCTGTCACAGGCTGACAGCCATAGCATCCGTCTGTATGCCATGTCAGCTGCGATTCTAGAACGGCGGGCAGACTACTATCGGGCGCTTGAGTCAGCGCAGAGGGGGCCGCTAGATATTACCTCCTGGATCTGTTGGTTCCTCGACACACTGGATTACTCCATAGAGCTGGCATTACAGGTGATTGATCGTTCTCTCGCCAAGACATTTTTCTGGTTGCGGCACTGTCATGACGATCTGAGTCCAGAGCAAACCAAAGTGCTGAATCGTTTACTGGATGGCGGCGAACAGGGTTTTGAAAATGGCATCAGTGCCAGTCAATATCAAAAAGTCGCCGGAGTTAGTAAGCCCACGGCTACACGCCATCTTGCGCAACTGTTAGATAGGGGGTGCATTGAGAAATTACCTGGTGGCGGACGCAGTACACGCTATCAGATCCGCTTGCACACCGAGGGAGTTTGA